From the genome of Candidatus Rhodoluna planktonica:
ATGGTTCTACCTTATTCCCAGGTATTGGGCTAACTCCGCCGGGGTTGCCACCGCAGCATCAGCTTGAGCCCACTCATTTTCATTGCCAAATCCCCACTTGACCAAAACCACATCCACCCCGTGATGGCGAGCGCCTTCGACATCGTGGATGCGATCGCCGACCAGTACGGTGCGCTCGATGTCGTGACCCAGCTCGCGCAGACAGGTGAGCGCGTAGGTCATGACATCTATTTTTGAGGTGCGAGTGGCATCGTTTGAAGCGGTTCCGAGAAAATCAAAAAGGTCAAGAAAACCGAAATGTTCGCCAACAAGTTGGGTACCGGACAATGCTTTAGAAGTTGCTAGCGAATTTGTGAAACCTGCTTCGCGAGCGGCGGCAATAGTTTCGACAACACCGGGAAAAAGTTTTGCTCGAAGTCCAGCCTTTTGCCCGACATAAAATTCGCGATAGCTGGCGAGCAGTTTTTCGGCAAGTGCGGCATCCCCGTTGGCAAATTTGTTGAAAGTTTCAACTAGCGGCGGACCAACACAGCTGCGCAGTTGGGCATCGGTCGGAATCTCGAGGCCGTTTGATGCAAAGGTGTGCCGAAAAGATTCGAATATGCCCTCTGATGAGTCAATGATTGTGCCATCTAAATCCCAGAGGATTGTGCTGTATTTCACGCTGCCTACCTTCTCGATAAACTCTAGGCGATGAAGGTGCGAGCAGACATTCAAGCCCTGCGCGCCGCCGCTGTTGCGATGGTGCTGGCTTTTCATCTTTGGCCGCATCGATTCGCTGGCGGCTTTGGTGGAGTCGATGTTTTTTTCGTAATCTCAGGGTTTCTAATTACTGGCTCGCTGCTATCAGACAAGTGGCTTGAAGCGTTTCGTGAATCTAAGTCATCGGCACTTAGCGCATTTTGGTTGCGGCGCATTAGGCGTTTGTTGCCGATGGCGCTGCTGGTTATTTTTGCAACTGTTATTGGTTCATGGCTAATTGTTCCGGCTGCGGCCCGAAGCGAATTTACCGGAGATGCGCTTGCCAGCATTTTCTATTTTGAAAACTTCAAATTGGCTTTGAGTCAGGCCGACTATTTTGCGGCCAGTGCGGCGAATCCGTTTCAGCACTATTGGTCTTTGGCAGTTGAGGAACAGTTCTATCTGGTTTGGCCGGTACTGTTGGGGGCGCTGTTTTTTGCGGGCAAGAAACGCTTTTCGGTTGCGGTGCAGGGTGTGGTCGTCGCCGCCTCGTTCGCCTTTTCGATTTGGCAATCACACACCGATGCAACTTTTGCATACTTCAATACCCTCACCCGGGTTTGGCAGTTTGGGTTGGGTGCACTGTTGGCGGTTGGGGCGCTAGGCACCAATGGAGTCGCCACGACGCTGAGCAAGGTCGGTGCGATGCGCACCTCAGACCGGCTGCTTTCACCGAGTGCGCGTGTAGGCGTTGCCACAGTTGGTTTTGCTGCCATTGTTCTGAGCACATTTTGGCTTGATGAGAGTTTGCCGTTTCCAGGCTGGCAGGCGCTGCTGCCAACTTTGGGGGCCGGGGCAGTTATCTGGGCGAAAGCCGATTTGTCTTTTGCTTCCGATTGGCCCGGGCCAGCAGGTGCGGTTAGTCGCTTTTTCTCTCGGACAGTCATTTGGCTCGGCGACATTTCTTATTCGCTTTATCTATGGCACTGGCCGGTGATTATCCTTGCCGGTTATGCGCTTGGGCGCGAACTTAGCAATTATGAGTTGGTTGCGGTGCTGGTGCTTTGCTTGGGTTTGGCTTGGGCTTCAAAACGTTTGGTTGAAGATCGCATTCGACACTCGCAAAAAATTAGGGAACTGCCAATCTCTCGGCAATTTGCGGTCGCAGTTGCGGCAAGTGTGCTTTGCGCCGGGGCGGCACTTGGGGCCGGTTTGGCAGCCCAAGCTTCGGTGGCCGAACAACAGCAGAAACTTGTCACTGCAGAGGCAAGTGAATGTTTTGGCGCCCGCTCGGTTGGCAAAGCCGATTGCTCCCCCGTAGCAAACCAAGATGTGGTGCCGACTCTCGATTTTGCGAAACGCGATGCGGCGGATGCCGGCAGTGTTTGCATGGTTAAGGCTCTTGAAACCGAACCAAATTTTTGCCGCATCACCGAGGGCGAGGTTCGAGTCTTGCTTATCGGCGACTCACATGCGGCAACTCATCTGGGTGCGCTAAAGATTTTGGCTGAAGAGCGCGGCTGGGCACTTGATCTGAGCTATCACGCCGGCTGTTCGTTCAGCCTGGTCGAGCGCAATAGCGAAGAGCGCGGTGTGGCTTGCGCCAAATGGAACGAATTGGTAAGTGCGCAACTGGCTGCAGCCGACCCTTACGACATTGTGTTCACCGCCTCATATGCGCGCAACCGCCTGGCTGATTTGCCCGGTGTCACCGATGAGGTTTTGGCCCGAGGATTTGCGGCTGCATACACTTCGCTGCTTGAACGCGGTTCGAAACTTTATGTGATTCGCGATAATCCCGAGATGGATGCCGCGATGAAAGAGTGTTTCGAAACCGCGGTGCGTGACGCCACGATGTGTTCGATGAATGTGACTAACGCATTTGTTGGTGATGCTGCGGTTAGCGCAGCAGTCAGTTTAGGTGCCGAACTTGTCGCCGGCGCTGCTTCCACCGGGGGCTCTACCGGTCCGTATGCAAAGCAGATTCGCATCCTTGATTTCACCGATGTGTATTGCCCAGGCGGCATGTGTACGGCAAGCGTCGGCGGGGTTTACGTTTACCGCAACGCCGATCACATCAGTGCAACCTTTTCGCGATCAATGGATGAAGTGTTCGCAGCTCGATTGAGATAGGTGAGCTTTCGCCGGTTAAAACGAAACCGCCTTCGGCCTGCAGAATATTTTCTCAAACACTCAAGACCAAAGGCGGTCTCGGTCTCGGCTGTCGAATCACAGATTCGCCATACGCCAGACCTCGCGGTGACGGTGGGATTTGAACCCACGGTACGCGTTAACGTACACAACATTTCGAGTGTTGCACCTTCGGCCGCTCGGACACGTCACCGTGGAATAGGCTACTACATCGGGTAAGCACCATAAAGCGAAGTAGGAAATTCATGAGCACCGAAGGTTCGATGCGCGCAATCATTGCCGCACTGATGGCAAACATTGGAATTGCCATCACAAAATTTATTGCCGCAGCATTTTCTGGCTCGGCATCGATGTTCGCCGAAGGTATTCACTCGGTAGCTGATTCTGGAAATCAGGTTTTGCTAATTATCGGTGGCAAGCGCGCTCGCCGTGCGGCGACAGAGTCGCATCCGTTTGGTTACGGTCGCTCACGCTACATTTACGCTTTTATGGTTTCGATCGTGCTGTTCGCAATCGGTGGAATGTTTTCGATCATCGAAGGCATCAACAAGCTAAGCCACCCGCACGAACTGGAAATGGTTTGGTTGCCGCTGACGGTTTTGGCCGTTGCCATTGTCATGGAAAGCTTCTCGCTGCGCACCGCAGTAAAAGAGTCGAACCACATTCGCGGCAACCAGAACTGGGTCGAATTCGTTCGCCACGCTAAAGCACCAGAATTGCCGGTGATTTTGCTTGAGGATCTTGCCGCACTTACCGGACTAGTTTTGGCTTTCGGTGGAGTCGGTCTTTCGGTTGTGACCGGCGACCCAATTTGGGATGCTATCGGAACTTTGGCCATTGGTGGATTGCTGGTTTTGGTGGCCATCATTTTGGGTCTCGAGACCTCTTCGCTTCTGGTGGGCGAGGGCGCATCGACCGGTGACACGGCTCGCATTCGCGAAGCGCTTGTCGCAAGTGCTGGGGTGCAATCGGTGATTCACATGAAGACTCTTTACCTTGGGCCAGAAGAGTTGATGCTGGGCGCAAAGATTGCGATTGCCGAAAATTCTTCGGGTGCCGAGATTGCTGAAATTATTGACCGAGCTGAGGTTGCGGTTCGCGAGGCTGTGCCTGCGGCCCGAGTGATTTATTTAGAACCTGATTTGTTGCGCGTTGCTGCGAAAAACTGACGCAGCTGTTCAGCACATTTTTCTTCTAAAACTCCGGGGATGACTTCAACTGGTGCGCCCAGTCGAGAATCGCGCAGTAGGTCGTAAAGCGAGCCTGATGCGCCGACCCGTTCATCCCAGGCGCCGAAAACAACTTTTGGAATTCTTGCCGCCACAATGGCGCCGGCACACATCACGCAGGGCTCTAGGGTGACTATCAGCGTGCAGTTTTCTAGGCGCCAGTCACCGATTTTCTCTGCGGCTTGGCGGATTGCATTGATTTCAGCGTGACCGGTTGGGTCATCCAGGTGCTCGCGAGTGTTGTGGGCTTGGGCAATAATCTCGCCCTGCTGGTTGATGATTAGCGCCCCGACTGGAACATCGTCACCGGATTGTTCGGCCTCATTGATAGCAATTTCCATCAGGGCTGATAAATCCATAGCATTAGCCTATGCGAGTTCACATTGCCGACCATCCTCTAATTACTCACAAACTCAGCGTGCTGCGTGATAAAAACACACCATCGCCGGTTTTTCGCCAGTTGGTTGAAGAGTTGGTTACCTTGCTGGCCTATGAAGCAACGCGCGACGTGAGGGTCGAGAAAATCGAAGTTGAGACACCGGTCGCAAAGACTTTTGGTGTGCAGTTGGCGCATCCTCGACCGATTATCGTGCCGATTCTACGAGCAGGTTTAGGCATGCTTGAAGGTATGACCAAATTGCTGCCTACCGCAGAGGTTGGTTTTTTGGGCATCAAGCGAGATGAAGAAACTTTGCAGCCTTTCACCTATGCAAACCGCCTACCGGATGATTTGACTGGACGCCAGGTGTACATCATCGACCCGATGTTGGCCACTGGTGGCACCTTGATTGATTCGATCGATTATGTGTTCGAGCGCGGGGCGACTGATGTGACTGCGGTTTGCCTGATTGGTTCTCCGGAAGGTTTGGCCGCGGTCGAGGCGCACGTTGCCGGTCGCGCAGTGAAGTTGGTGCTTGGAGCACTGGATGAGAAGCTGAACGAAGTTGGGTACATCGTGCCCGGACTGGGCGATGCGGGCGATCGTCTTTACGGGACTGCGCAGTAATTTTTTGTAGATGAGTGAGTTTGTTCACTCCAAGGGTGGATTGCTCACCATAGCCGGCTTAGCTCTCTTTTTTTCCTTCCAAATCCATGAACAAAACCAAGCAACTTTTACCTAAGTATTTCGGTGTTAAGTAGGTATTTCTCAAGAGTTTTTGCCAACTCAAAACTTTTATTTTTACCTAAGTAAAACTCAACCTTTCTGATGAAGTGTGCTTCGTGAAGCCGCATCAATATTTCGCAAGTAAACCAGAGTCGACTCCCCCGAAGCTCACAAGAAAAATCTCTGGATTGAGCCAAGGTTTCAAGCCAGCGTCGGGCTGTCGCCTGGGTCACACGCATCGATTGAGCGAGCAGGGGAATCGTCGTTGTTGGGTGGACACAAAAATACCTAAGTAATTCCTGTCGGCGTTTAGCTGGTACCGCTAACAAAACTGAATTGGTCGCCCTAAGTGCCGTGAGCCCTGCATCTCTTGTGTCTGATAGCTGAGAAGGATTACCTAGGTATTTTTTAGCTCGGCGAAGTGCTGCCGCTTCCCGGTATCCGTAGGGATCAATTGAAGAGCCACCTGATGAACCCCGAACTCTACCTAAGAAAAATAGCCAGGTTTTTACCGAGGTAATCGGTAAATAGGTAGGTAATCCTTCGGTTTGAAAGAGGTAGTCTCTCGAAGGGCCAGAAACAAAACCGCAGACCTCCGACGCCAATCGATCCGACTCACCAACTAAGAGTTCCAAAATTTCCGCATCAATCATCGGCTGAGTGGACCCAGGGGAAATAGGTTGAGTGGACCCAGGGGAAATCGACTGAGTGGACCCAGAGGAAATCGACTGAGTGGACCCGGGGGAAACAGGTTCCGTTGACCTGGAAAAGAAAGTGTTCATACATCGAGAGTGAGGCCGTACAAAAATCCACGAATGGCAATCTGAAAATTTGTGGAAAACCATTCCCAGCGGGACCCCGGAATATTTGACAAAAAGAAAAACACAACGTAATTTTTTACACATGTCTAACAGCAACTTTGAAATCACTGCAGTCCGCGAAGTTTCGCGCACCCAGATGATGGCTGTTATGTGTATGTGTATGCGAATGTGTCGCTAACCCACGGAACAGCATTTTCCGATGGAGCCGGCGATCGAAAGATCCCGGCTTTTTTGTTAGCCGACACAGCCCCCACCCGACAAACACTCGTGATTCGAGTACTCGGTTCGAGTTCAGAACAACTCCAAAAAATCGCAAACACAACACACATCAAGGACTTTGAAAAATGGCAATCGCACACCTAAACAGCTACCGCACCAACACCGCAATCAAAACCGCACCAACCGCTCCTACCGCTGCGGCAATCAAAGCAGTCCCAGCCGAAACCGAAGCCCGCGGATTCGCACTATACGTCGGAATCGACGAGGCAACCGCGGCAGCAGCCGGCGTCTCACTCACCGAATTGGTAAGCGCACTTCGCAAAACCGTTGCCGAACTTGTGCCACAGGCAGCCAACGAAACCTACGCTGCTGTTGCCCTAGCTCCAAAAAATGCTGGCGGCCGCAACATCGACGCCACCCGCCTAGCCCTGCGTGACCCACGCGCACTCGACGAGTTGACCATCAAAAACCAAGGCGACAGCAACCAGCCAGCTGAAGGCGTAACCGTTGACCTGCTACGCAAGCGCGTTTACGTGAACGGCGAAAACGCCGACTTCACCGCAAAAGAATTTGAACTGCTTTCCTACCTGATCGAAAACACTGGCGAAACCATCAGCCGCCAAGAAATCGTCGAAACCGTTTGGGCCGACGAAGCCGCAGAAACCACCCCTAACGAGCGCACCATCGACGTACACATCCGCCGTTTGCGTTCAAAAATTGCCGGCTACGAAGACATCATTCGCACCGTGCGCGGTGGCGGCTACCGTTTCGACTCGCACCCAGACGTGCTTATCGAGGCATAATCTGAGGGTGCCTAAAACCAACATCAAACCAATCGACGAACTCGCCGCACTAATCACCGATCGAGTTTTAGAACTGGTGGATGAAGGCACACCCACCCCGATTGTGCTGATCGATGGCCGCGCCGGCTCAGGTAAATCAACCCTTGCCGAAAAACTGCAAAACGAACTATTTCGCAAAGGTGAGTCAGCTCCGCGAATCATCCACATGGATGACCTCTACGAAGGCTGGGATGGCCTCGAAGCGGGCAGCGATTATTTGCATCGGATGATTTTGCGACCGCTAGTAAACGGAAAATTCGACGAGCTCGGCAAACGTCAGCGGCAGGCTGAATGGCAAGAATTTGATTGGGCGGAAAATGCCCGCACCGGAAATTGGAGAGAGTTTCGTGGCGGTACTCCCCTAATTGTTGAAGGCTGCGGTTCGCTTTCGACAGCCAATGCCGAACTTGCTAACCTGACCGTCTGGCTCGAAGTTGATGAACCCACGCGCTACCAGCGCTGGGTGAACCGCGAAGGAAACGATGAATTTTTCGGTCGCTGGGCGGCGCAAGAACTCGAGTTTTACGCCCGCGAAAAATCTGCCGAAATTGCTGAACTAGTTGGTGCCTAGCGCCGGTGGGCGCCGTCCGGTGGGCGCCGCCCGGTGGGCGCCGCCGGATGGGCCGCCCGGTTGGCGAGACGCCCGGTTGGCCGGGCACGCCGCGCGGCTAGGCCTTAAACCTGCGAAGCGCGACGGTTTTTCATCCAGGTGCGCAACCCAGCAATCACCGATGCGGTGATGAAGAAAATTGCAATCGCATACGAAGCATTTTTTACCGCCGGAATGGTTGCCGCATAGTATCCGGCCAAAGTTAGCCCGGTTCCCCAAGCAATCGCACCCACCAAATTAGCGGTAAAAAACTTGTAGTAGTTCATTTTTGAAATACCTGCAATAGCCGGAATGAGTACTCGCGCCCACGGCATAAACCGAGCAATAACAACGGCCCACCAACCCCAGGCAGCATAGAACTTTTCAGACTTGGCAATTGCATTTTGCAGCCAATCGCCTTTGCGTTTATCGAGGTAGGGTCGGCCGTAGTGACGACCGAGGGTATAGCCGACCTGATCGCCCAACCAAGCGGCAATGCCCACGCCAATGGCCATCGGGATGATGTTCACATCGGGGTGATTTGAAGAAACTAGACCGGCGGCAAAGACCAGTGAGTCACCGGTGATAAACGGAACAAAGGCTCCGATAAATAGACCGGTGCCGGCAAAAACCAAACCCCAAACCGCTGCATAGAAGAGCCAAGGGCCGATTGAGTCGTACCAACCGCTGATCTCATCCGAGATGGCGGCGTAAACAATGGGGGTCACGCTATTAGTCTAAGGGCGACCGTGCAGCACGATTTCGTCAAGGGTGTGACGCTCCCGAGGTGCGTGCTCGCGTTCGACCAAACCTTGCTCGAGACCATCGAGTGAAGCAGCTGGTTTGCCAAGAGCAATTACAACTAGAACCTCGAGTGAATCTTCGAGCCCCAGGGTTTCGTGAATCGCGGTGTGGTTGATTCCACCCATAATTCGAGTTGCTAGACCCATCGAGGATGCCTGAGCAATCAGGTGACCAACCGATAGACCGGCGTCAAATTTGGCGCTGCCATAGGCGCTGCCATCCGCTTTGAATTTCTGGGTTGAAACCACGATTAGGTTTGAGGCCATCGGTGCCCATGAACGGTTGAAACCTGACAACCCCTCAGAAACTTTGGTGTGCAGGTCGGTGCCGCGCTGAAGCACCGAGTAGCGCCAAGGCTGACCGTTGTTGCCCGAAGGTGCCCAGCGCGCTGCTTCAAGAACAGCGGTTAGCTCATCTTTTGAAAGCTGGTATTCGGTGTCGTAGGCACGGGTTGAAAAGCGAGTTTCTAGAGCCGAAAGAATTGGGGTTGAGGTGTGGATTTCATGTGACATGAAAATAGCCAACCACAACATTGGGGGGTCAAATTCCCCGATAGGCTCGAAAGTATGTCACGCAAGGGTCTTTTTCTGTTTATTGCCGCGGGGGTTGCCTGGGGTTTGCCTTATTTCTTCATCCGAATTGCCGTTGAAGACTTCTCTACTCCGACAATTATTTTTGCTCGCGTTGTGGTTGGCGCAGCGGTTTTGCTGCCCCTTGCGATTCGACGTAACGCTATACGCCCGGCCTTGAAAGCATGGCCTTGGGTGCTTGCTTTCGCCTTCATTGAAATGGTTGGCCCTTGGTGGTTGATTACCGAAGCTGAGCGCAGCATCACCAGTGGTTTGGCCGGATTGCTGGTTGCCACCGTCCCATTTTTTGCGATTTTGCTAGCGCTGGTGTGGTTGAAAGATCGGTCAGTTTTGCATCCAAAAACCATCCTGGGTTTGGTGATTGGCTTTGCCGGCGTAGTTCTGCTCGTCGGAATTGACAGTTTTGCCGGTCACATCGACCCGGTGGCGGTTTTGATGATGATTGGTGCATCGATTGGGTATGCAATTGCCCCGATGATGGTTTCTCAAAAAGCGGGTGAGGTGCCGACGATCGGAGTGATTTCACTGTCGATGGTGATTGTTTCGATTGTTTATGCGCCATTTGCGTTGGCGAACTTGCCGGCTGAAATTGCAGCTGGGCCTTCGACCGAATCTTGGATTTCGCTCGTGGTTCTTGGTGTGGTTTGTTCAGCGCTAGCTTTCGTAATCTTCTTTGCGCTGATTGAGCAGATTGGCTCTGCTCGTGCGACGTTGATTACCTACCTAAACACCGCGGTTGCAATCGTGCTGGGTATTTTGTTTTTGGCAGAACCGCTTACCACCGGAATTTTGATCGGGTTCCCGATGGTGCTAATCGGTTCGTATTTCGCCAGCAAAAAGCACGCTGTAAAAGGTTAGACGCTGCGCTCTAGCGAGGATTTTGGAGTTAGCTGCGCTCTAGCGCGTCTTTAGCAGTTCGGCGTAGGGAACGCGCTTTCCGTAGAAGAAGTATCCGTCGGTAATTTCTGGCAGGTTGCCCAGGTGCACTGAAAGTTCTTCGATTGTGTCAAAGGCTCGGGCATGACCGCCGTCAATCAGTGGAGACAGGTGCTCCCAGCCTGCTAACTTCAAAATTGCGATGCGGTTTTTTAGTCCGGCGGCTTCGATCAAAGTTGCCGAGAATACTCCGACACAAATTTCGTTCTCGAGCAGAAGTTCTAGTGATGATGCGCTCTCATCGGCAATAGAGAAATTCGACGGGCCAACATCGGTAAATTCGCTGAGTTCATCCTTGGGATGTGGTTTGAAAACAACTTTGTATTCGGGTTCGAGTTTGGCTAATTCGATGGCATTTTTATAGAGCTCGAGGCCGATTAGAGGTTGGGACATAACCACCACTGTTTTTGGCGGGCGCCGATAACCGGCCGCCTCGGCGCGTTTGCGCACCGCTTCAAATTCTTCGGTGGCTCCAGAAACAACAATTTCTTGGCTGCCCGAGTTTTCGATGCCTGCTGTCCAGTACTCCCCCCAAGTCCAGATTTCGTTTGGAATGTATGGCACCTCTGGGCGAGTTGGCCAAGAGAATTGCATGTTGTATTTGCTGAATACGCCGCACTGCAGTTCGATAACTTTGATGCCGGCAGCTTGGGCTGCACCCATAAAATTCATGCGACTGGCGTTGACGATAAAAAGACGCTTAAGGTTTAGGCGCTTGAACAGGATGCGATAACCGCGGCCCTCAGCTAAAAAGTTGCGCACCGCCCAGCGTGGAAAATTCTTGTAATTTCCGGCCGAGGCACCTGCCGCCTGCTCAAGAAATTTTATTACTCGGGCATATTTTGCGTAGTCGGCTTTACTCAACCGAAGCCGAACATAGAGCGAGGCCAACAGCCCCCAACGTTTTCTGAAGTGCCCTTGCAGATTGTCGAGGTGGGGCCAGTGCCGTTCGCGATCGTATGAGCCAACGCCGAATCGAATGGCGTCATCGCCGAGCAAATCTTCAATTGGTTGGCTGAAGCGATCGATGCCTTGCGCGTTGCGGTTTGAGAATGGGGCGATCATGTCGCTGGCTTTTAGCCACTTCACGAGGCGTTCGTCACGCATTGAGTCGGGAATCAGTTTGCGCAAATACCAGCGCCAACCGGTGACACCTTTCCATAAGACTTTGTGGCCTTTTTTACCTTCAAAGCGCGGATACCCTTCGGGCAACTGAAATTTAGTTGAGGCCTTCCAAGCGTAAACACCAGAGTTTTTGGTGAGGTTGTAAAAAATTCGAAAACGCACCAGTGGCCAGATGCGAACGCCGAGGACATCCCAGCTGTAAAGGTCTTCTTCTTTTTCAATCTGCCAGAAGGCTTCACAAACTTCGCGCACGCTGGCGATTTTTTGCGGTTCTAGATTTGATTGCTGAGACATTAAGGCCTTTGTTTGTTTAGTTGCTAAGGCAATTATCCCCCGTGCGCTGATTTACTGATGCCCTAAACCAGAGTCGATATTTCTTAGAGAGGCCGGGAAATTAGGGCTGAAGACTGAGGACTAAAGACGAGTACTGTTCGGGAGACAGCGGTTTAGCAAAGTACTTGAGCGGGTTTCCGGCAATTCGAGCAGCCGCAAACTCGGCCGAGAGATCAGAATCTGCCTCAGCCAAAAGCAAGTCTCCACGTTCGGCTATAGCTCGCACGTGCTCGAAGCCTGGCAGTTTTAGCGCGATGACTTTGGCGCCTAAAGCAATGGCTTCAACCAGCGCCATCGAGTGCACTCCAACAACGAACTCACTTTTGGCAATCAGTGGAAGTGCGGGCTCATCCGGGTTAGCTAATTTGAAGTTGCTGGGTAAATACGAATAGGCGACCTTGATGGAAGTGGTTTCGGTGTCGCGCGGTGTGAAAGATGGTGCCGCGGCGGCACCGTCGGGGCCAGAAGCGCCTGCGGAACCGTCGGGGCCAGCGGCAGGGCCCGTAGCGGCGGTCGTAGCATCGGCCTCGGCCTGTGCGAAATCAATAATCAACTGGCGGTATTGCTCACGTGTTTCTTGCGGATGCGGCTTGAGTGTAATTTGCAAATCTGGGTTCGCCTTCGCCGCGCGAACAGCGAGCTCAAACAGCTTCGAAGTCTGCTGAGCCTGTGAGGCAATCAACACAGACCCGGGCAGCCGAACCGCCGAAGCCAAACCTTTACCCATTCGCTCGGCCATAGAACTTGGTGCACCGACCACCGAAATTTGCAAAGACTTTGGCGCCCCTAGGTTTTCGCCCCAAAACTCGCCCCAGGTATACAACTCATTAGGCAAATAAGCGACAGCTTCGAGAGGTTCTGCCGACTCAACCAAGGCAGCTTCAACTTGTCTCGACTCGGCAACTCGGCCAGAAAAACTGAACAGCGGATGAAACTCACTCAACAAGCCGTGCTGGGGTTCAACCACCCACACGCCCGCATCTTGGGCACCAGCAATCAGCGGGCGCTTCCAAGCGTTCACGACAAAAAGTTTCTGCACTGAAGTTTGCCGAAAAAGCTTTTTCCAGCCGATGCGCTTGGCGATGAAATCAACAATCAACCAAGTTGGGAAAGCGGCGTATTTTGACGTCAACGACTGAGCAGTGCGCGCGGAGGTCGCCGCTCGCACGGACTCGGTGCCCGCGGCGGCATGCGCACCCTCAACAGAAGCATCAGCAACCAATCCGCTTAGGGCAGCATTCAGCGAAACAATAAAGTTTTTCCAACGTGAGCGATCAACTGAACGTTTATTCAAATACGCGGGCAAGACACGCAACTGTGCGCGGCGACGGTAACGGTGCGCGAATTCAGCTTCCAACTCCTCCACGTGCGGTCGCTTGGCAACCTGCGGATTATCAGAAACCAAATCAGCATCGCCCATGCCGAAAATCAACGGGCGGGCATCCGCCTCATCCAAGATTCGCAAAATATCTGCAGAAAAAGGATCAACCCCGGCAGCATCGCGACGCAAAAACGGAATAACCGCATACTTACTCTGCGGGATTTGAAATTCACTTGGCGCCTTACGCGCAACCTTAGGCTGCTCAACACGACGCTCATAGATGCCCAACTGCTCGAGCACCTCACGCATCATCCGTTCGCGCAACACCGGCC
Proteins encoded in this window:
- a CDS encoding DedA family protein yields the protein MTPIVYAAISDEISGWYDSIGPWLFYAAVWGLVFAGTGLFIGAFVPFITGDSLVFAAGLVSSNHPDVNIIPMAIGVGIAAWLGDQVGYTLGRHYGRPYLDKRKGDWLQNAIAKSEKFYAAWGWWAVVIARFMPWARVLIPAIAGISKMNYYKFFTANLVGAIAWGTGLTLAGYYAATIPAVKNASYAIAIFFITASVIAGLRTWMKNRRASQV
- a CDS encoding AAA family ATPase, with product MPKTNIKPIDELAALITDRVLELVDEGTPTPIVLIDGRAGSGKSTLAEKLQNELFRKGESAPRIIHMDDLYEGWDGLEAGSDYLHRMILRPLVNGKFDELGKRQRQAEWQEFDWAENARTGNWREFRGGTPLIVEGCGSLSTANAELANLTVWLEVDEPTRYQRWVNREGNDEFFGRWAAQELEFYAREKSAEIAELVGA
- the upp gene encoding uracil phosphoribosyltransferase produces the protein MRVHIADHPLITHKLSVLRDKNTPSPVFRQLVEELVTLLAYEATRDVRVEKIEVETPVAKTFGVQLAHPRPIIVPILRAGLGMLEGMTKLLPTAEVGFLGIKRDEETLQPFTYANRLPDDLTGRQVYIIDPMLATGGTLIDSIDYVFERGATDVTAVCLIGSPEGLAAVEAHVAGRAVKLVLGALDEKLNEVGYIVPGLGDAGDRLYGTAQ
- a CDS encoding nucleoside deaminase, with translation MDLSALMEIAINEAEQSGDDVPVGALIINQQGEIIAQAHNTREHLDDPTGHAEINAIRQAAEKIGDWRLENCTLIVTLEPCVMCAGAIVAARIPKVVFGAWDERVGASGSLYDLLRDSRLGAPVEVIPGVLEEKCAEQLRQFFAATRNKSGSK
- a CDS encoding acyltransferase family protein; the encoded protein is MKVRADIQALRAAAVAMVLAFHLWPHRFAGGFGGVDVFFVISGFLITGSLLSDKWLEAFRESKSSALSAFWLRRIRRLLPMALLVIFATVIGSWLIVPAAARSEFTGDALASIFYFENFKLALSQADYFAASAANPFQHYWSLAVEEQFYLVWPVLLGALFFAGKKRFSVAVQGVVVAASFAFSIWQSHTDATFAYFNTLTRVWQFGLGALLAVGALGTNGVATTLSKVGAMRTSDRLLSPSARVGVATVGFAAIVLSTFWLDESLPFPGWQALLPTLGAGAVIWAKADLSFASDWPGPAGAVSRFFSRTVIWLGDISYSLYLWHWPVIILAGYALGRELSNYELVAVLVLCLGLAWASKRLVEDRIRHSQKIRELPISRQFAVAVAASVLCAGAALGAGLAAQASVAEQQQKLVTAEASECFGARSVGKADCSPVANQDVVPTLDFAKRDAADAGSVCMVKALETEPNFCRITEGEVRVLLIGDSHAATHLGALKILAEERGWALDLSYHAGCSFSLVERNSEERGVACAKWNELVSAQLAAADPYDIVFTASYARNRLADLPGVTDEVLARGFAAAYTSLLERGSKLYVIRDNPEMDAAMKECFETAVRDATMCSMNVTNAFVGDAAVSAAVSLGAELVAGAASTGGSTGPYAKQIRILDFTDVYCPGGMCTASVGGVYVYRNADHISATFSRSMDEVFAARLR
- a CDS encoding cation diffusion facilitator family transporter, with protein sequence MSTEGSMRAIIAALMANIGIAITKFIAAAFSGSASMFAEGIHSVADSGNQVLLIIGGKRARRAATESHPFGYGRSRYIYAFMVSIVLFAIGGMFSIIEGINKLSHPHELEMVWLPLTVLAVAIVMESFSLRTAVKESNHIRGNQNWVEFVRHAKAPELPVILLEDLAALTGLVLAFGGVGLSVVTGDPIWDAIGTLAIGGLLVLVAIILGLETSSLLVGEGASTGDTARIREALVASAGVQSVIHMKTLYLGPEELMLGAKIAIAENSSGAEIAEIIDRAEVAVREAVPAARVIYLEPDLLRVAAKN
- a CDS encoding nitroreductase family protein, with amino-acid sequence MSHEIHTSTPILSALETRFSTRAYDTEYQLSKDELTAVLEAARWAPSGNNGQPWRYSVLQRGTDLHTKVSEGLSGFNRSWAPMASNLIVVSTQKFKADGSAYGSAKFDAGLSVGHLIAQASSMGLATRIMGGINHTAIHETLGLEDSLEVLVVIALGKPAASLDGLEQGLVEREHAPRERHTLDEIVLHGRP
- a CDS encoding winged helix-turn-helix domain-containing protein → MAIAHLNSYRTNTAIKTAPTAPTAAAIKAVPAETEARGFALYVGIDEATAAAAGVSLTELVSALRKTVAELVPQAANETYAAVALAPKNAGGRNIDATRLALRDPRALDELTIKNQGDSNQPAEGVTVDLLRKRVYVNGENADFTAKEFELLSYLIENTGETISRQEIVETVWADEAAETTPNERTIDVHIRRLRSKIAGYEDIIRTVRGGGYRFDSHPDVLIEA
- a CDS encoding HAD hydrolase-like protein, translated to MKYSTILWDLDGTIIDSSEGIFESFRHTFASNGLEIPTDAQLRSCVGPPLVETFNKFANGDAALAEKLLASYREFYVGQKAGLRAKLFPGVVETIAAAREAGFTNSLATSKALSGTQLVGEHFGFLDLFDFLGTASNDATRTSKIDVMTYALTCLRELGHDIERTVLVGDRIHDVEGARHHGVDVVLVKWGFGNENEWAQADAAVATPAELAQYLGIR